In Edaphobacter paludis, a single window of DNA contains:
- a CDS encoding transposase, with amino-acid sequence MPSRLKRYHGFGHDHFVTFSCYQRLPYLNDDHSRTVFLETFEQLRQRHCFYVFGYVLMPEHVHLLLGEPKQSKLEDIFRALKTQTSKRLKGDRQQFWQRRYHDFNVLTQAKLVEKLRYIHRNPVERGLVQRPEDWPWSSFRHWLTGEIAPVEIESHWTFSRRIADQPKHLTRQL; translated from the coding sequence ATGCCGAGCCGTCTCAAGCGCTATCATGGCTTCGGCCACGATCACTTCGTGACCTTCAGTTGTTACCAGCGTCTTCCGTACCTCAACGACGACCACTCCCGCACAGTCTTCCTCGAAACCTTCGAACAGCTCCGCCAACGCCACTGTTTCTACGTCTTCGGCTACGTCCTCATGCCCGAGCACGTTCACCTCTTGCTCGGCGAGCCCAAACAATCAAAGCTCGAAGACATCTTCCGCGCCCTGAAAACACAAACCTCCAAACGTCTCAAAGGCGACCGCCAACAGTTCTGGCAACGCCGCTACCACGACTTCAACGTACTGACACAGGCCAAGCTCGTCGAAAAGCTCCGCTACATTCACCGCAACCCAGTCGAGCGCGGCCTCGTTCAAAGACCCGAAGACTGGCCATGGAGCAGCTTCCGGCATTGGCTCACCGGAGAAATCGCTCCGGTAGAGATCGAATCCCACTGGACCTTCAGCCGACGGATCGCCGACCAACCAAAACACTTGACCCGCCAGCTATAA
- the uvrB gene encoding excinuclease ABC subunit UvrB — protein MDFQLSTTYKPQGDQPRAIDELVSGLNAGEKDQVLLGVTGSGKTFTMAKVIAESNRPALILAHNKTLAAQLYHEFKTFFPNNAVEYFVSYYDYYQPEAYIPSGDLFIEKEATINEELDKLRLSATRSLFERRDCIIVSSVSCIYGLGSPEAYYGMLLLLEKGQKIKREDITRRLVEILYERNDVDFRRGTFRVRGDIIEVYPTYDENAYRIELFGDEIDSLSQIDPLFGSVRQKYSRLPIYPKSHYVVQPERKKAASESILEELFEWEAQLEKEGRLVESQRIHQRTRFDLEMIKSVGYCHGIENYSRHMSGRLPGEPPPTLLDYFPRDFLIFIDESHVTVPQLHGMWHGDRSRKQNLIDYGFRLPSALDNRPLRFEEFESRTGQIIYVSATPGPYELTKAAGVVVEQIIRPTGLIDPVVEIRPVKGQIDDLLAEIRDRTAKNQRVLVTTLTKRMSEDLASYYTEVGVRCRYMHSEIETLERIKLLRDLRKGEYDVLIGINLLREGLDLPEVSLVAILDADKEGFLRSQGSLIQTIGRAARHLEGRAILYADKMTDSMQRAINETDRRREKQVAYNEEHGITPESIIRPLEMGLAGILKADYADLTDEAEGMPDFSTQQELDTYIGKLESDMREAAKKFEFEKAAKLRDTVKELRTKEFLFS, from the coding sequence ATGGACTTCCAGCTCTCCACCACCTACAAACCCCAGGGCGACCAGCCCCGAGCCATCGACGAACTCGTCAGCGGTCTCAACGCCGGAGAGAAAGATCAAGTCCTGCTCGGCGTCACCGGCTCCGGCAAAACCTTCACCATGGCCAAGGTCATCGCCGAGTCCAACCGCCCCGCCCTCATCCTCGCGCACAACAAAACCCTCGCCGCCCAGCTCTATCACGAGTTCAAGACCTTCTTCCCCAACAACGCCGTCGAATACTTCGTCTCCTACTACGACTACTACCAGCCCGAAGCCTACATCCCCTCCGGCGACCTCTTCATCGAAAAAGAGGCCACCATCAACGAAGAGCTGGACAAGCTCCGCCTCTCCGCCACACGCTCCCTCTTCGAACGCCGCGACTGCATCATCGTCAGCTCCGTCTCCTGCATCTACGGCCTCGGCTCACCCGAAGCCTACTACGGCATGTTGCTCCTCCTCGAAAAAGGCCAGAAGATCAAGCGCGAAGACATCACCCGCCGCCTGGTCGAAATCCTCTACGAGCGCAACGACGTCGACTTCCGCCGAGGCACCTTCCGTGTCCGTGGAGACATCATCGAGGTCTATCCCACCTACGACGAAAACGCCTACCGCATCGAGCTCTTCGGCGACGAGATCGACTCGCTCTCGCAGATCGACCCCCTCTTCGGCAGCGTCCGCCAAAAATACTCCCGCCTCCCCATCTACCCAAAGTCCCACTACGTAGTCCAGCCCGAGCGCAAAAAAGCCGCCTCTGAATCCATCCTCGAAGAGCTCTTCGAGTGGGAAGCGCAGCTCGAAAAAGAGGGCCGCCTCGTCGAGTCCCAGCGCATCCACCAGCGCACCCGCTTCGACCTCGAGATGATTAAATCCGTAGGCTACTGCCACGGCATCGAGAACTACTCCCGCCACATGTCCGGCCGCCTCCCCGGCGAACCGCCGCCGACGCTGCTCGACTACTTCCCCCGGGACTTCCTCATCTTCATCGACGAGTCTCACGTCACCGTCCCTCAACTCCACGGCATGTGGCACGGCGACCGCAGCCGCAAGCAGAACCTCATCGACTACGGCTTCCGCCTGCCCTCCGCGCTCGACAATCGCCCCCTGCGCTTCGAAGAGTTCGAGTCCCGCACCGGCCAGATCATCTACGTCTCCGCCACCCCCGGCCCCTACGAACTCACCAAAGCCGCCGGTGTAGTTGTAGAGCAGATCATCCGTCCCACCGGCCTCATCGATCCCGTAGTCGAGATCCGCCCCGTCAAGGGACAAATCGACGATCTCCTCGCCGAGATCCGCGACCGCACCGCAAAAAACCAGCGCGTCCTGGTCACCACCCTCACCAAACGCATGTCCGAAGACCTCGCCAGCTACTATACCGAGGTCGGAGTCCGCTGCCGCTACATGCACTCCGAGATCGAAACCCTCGAGCGCATCAAGCTCCTCCGCGACCTGCGCAAGGGCGAGTACGACGTCCTCATCGGCATCAACCTCCTGCGCGAAGGCCTCGACCTCCCCGAAGTCTCCTTAGTCGCCATCCTCGACGCCGACAAAGAAGGCTTCCTCCGCTCGCAAGGCTCCCTCATTCAAACCATCGGCCGCGCCGCCCGCCACCTCGAAGGTCGCGCCATCCTCTACGCCGACAAGATGACCGACTCCATGCAGCGCGCCATCAACGAGACCGACCGCCGCCGCGAAAAGCAAGTCGCCTACAACGAAGAACACGGCATCACCCCGGAGAGCATCATCCGCCCACTCGAAATGGGTCTCGCCGGAATCCTCAAAGCCGACTACGCCGACCTCACCGACGAAGCCGAAGGCATGCCCGACTTCTCCACCCAGCAGGAACTCGACACCTACATAGGCAAACTAGAATCCGACATGCGCGAAGCCGCCAAAAAATTCGAATTCGAAAAAGCAGCCAAACTCCGCGACACCGTAAAAGAACTCCGCACCAAAGAATTCTTATTCAGTTAG
- a CDS encoding histidine phosphatase family protein, translating into MSDGTELWLIRHGETEWSLNRKHTSRTDVGLTEHGRQRAEELRDYLAGTEFAAVFTSPMKRARETCTIAGFGDVAKVDEGLMEWDYGVHEGRTTAEIRAESPGWSVWKDEIVGGETVERVGERADSVIERALAAGSGGRVALFAHAHILRILGARWIGLEARKGELFVLGTGSVSVLGWERETRVIEGWNRGFEG; encoded by the coding sequence ATGAGTGACGGAACTGAGCTTTGGTTGATTCGGCATGGGGAGACGGAGTGGAGTTTGAACCGGAAACATACCAGCCGGACGGATGTTGGGTTGACGGAGCATGGGCGGCAGCGGGCTGAGGAGTTGCGGGATTATCTTGCCGGAACGGAGTTTGCGGCGGTGTTTACAAGTCCGATGAAGCGGGCTCGGGAGACTTGCACGATAGCCGGGTTTGGGGATGTCGCCAAGGTGGATGAGGGGTTGATGGAGTGGGACTATGGGGTGCATGAGGGGAGGACGACGGCGGAGATTCGGGCGGAGTCGCCGGGATGGTCGGTTTGGAAGGATGAGATTGTTGGCGGAGAGACCGTGGAACGGGTGGGCGAGCGGGCAGATAGTGTGATTGAACGGGCTTTGGCGGCTGGTTCAGGCGGGCGTGTGGCTTTATTTGCACATGCGCATATCTTGCGGATATTAGGGGCGCGTTGGATTGGGCTGGAGGCGCGGAAGGGGGAGTTGTTTGTGTTGGGAACAGGGAGCGTGAGTGTGTTGGGGTGGGAGCGGGAGACGCGGGTGATTGAGGGCTGGAACCGGGGGTTTGAGGGGTAG
- a CDS encoding FAD-dependent oxidoreductase, with protein MAAIPSTSSTTACCIVGGGPAGIMLGFLLARAGIEVTVLEKHKDFFRDFRGDTIHPATLQLLYELGLLDQFLSLPHQQLTRLTIAIGGQPLPISDFSQLPTQAKFIALMPQWDFLNFLSAQATKLPTFHLLMEHEVTGLIESHNRVTGVRANTPAGPVEIHAKLVVGCDGRHATTRTAAHLPVHDTGAPIDILWFRLPRRDGEPENALGNINFGNFLILINRGDYYQCGFIIAKDTFVTRVQPEGLDAFRDSLVRLVPFLSDRVNEITSWDQLKLLSIQVNHLTRWHSPGLLCIGDAAHAMSPVGGIGINLAIQDAVAAARILAPPLKTSIVTELTLAHVQSRRELPTRIAQRFQVMVHYFLNRTLGHPAAIKPPLVLRLLSPHPSFRRFMARFIGMGVRPEHISGGH; from the coding sequence ATGGCCGCAATTCCCAGCACGTCTTCAACGACCGCATGCTGCATCGTCGGCGGAGGCCCCGCCGGCATCATGCTCGGCTTCCTCCTCGCCCGCGCCGGAATCGAAGTCACCGTCCTCGAAAAACACAAGGACTTCTTCCGCGACTTCCGTGGCGACACCATCCACCCTGCAACGCTCCAACTGCTGTACGAGTTAGGTCTGCTCGACCAATTCCTTAGCCTCCCGCACCAGCAACTCACCCGCCTGACCATCGCCATCGGCGGTCAGCCGTTGCCCATCAGCGATTTCAGCCAACTTCCCACGCAAGCAAAGTTCATCGCGCTCATGCCCCAGTGGGACTTCCTCAACTTCCTCTCCGCACAAGCCACTAAACTCCCCACATTTCACCTCCTCATGGAGCACGAGGTCACCGGTCTCATCGAGTCCCACAACCGCGTCACCGGAGTCCGCGCCAACACCCCCGCAGGTCCAGTCGAAATTCATGCCAAGCTTGTCGTAGGCTGCGACGGCCGTCACGCAACCACCCGAACCGCCGCCCATCTTCCCGTCCACGACACCGGAGCGCCCATCGACATCCTCTGGTTCCGGCTCCCCCGCCGCGACGGCGAGCCCGAGAACGCTCTCGGCAATATCAACTTCGGCAACTTCCTCATCCTCATCAACCGCGGCGACTACTACCAGTGCGGCTTCATCATCGCCAAGGACACCTTCGTCACCCGCGTCCAGCCCGAAGGGCTCGACGCCTTCCGCGACTCCCTCGTGCGCCTCGTCCCGTTCTTAAGCGATCGCGTCAACGAAATCACCAGCTGGGATCAGCTCAAACTGCTCTCCATCCAGGTCAACCACCTCACCCGCTGGCACAGCCCGGGTCTCCTCTGCATCGGCGACGCCGCTCACGCCATGTCCCCCGTAGGCGGCATTGGCATCAACCTCGCCATTCAGGATGCCGTGGCCGCGGCCCGCATCCTCGCGCCCCCGCTCAAAACCAGCATCGTCACCGAACTCACCCTCGCTCACGTCCAGAGCCGCCGTGAACTCCCCACCCGAATTGCTCAGCGTTTTCAGGTCATGGTTCACTACTTCCTGAACCGCACCCTCGGCCACCCCGCCGCGATCAAACCCCCACTGGTCCTCCGACTCTTATCCCCTCATCCCAGCTTCCGCCGCTTCATGGCGCGATTCATAGGCATGGGCGTCCGCCCCGAACATATATCAGGCGGACACTAA
- a CDS encoding HAD hydrolase-like protein produces the protein MASPSQPRLIVFDLDGTLIDSSVDLCNSINAALAHFNKPPLPEPVIASYIGDGASMLVRRALGDPEGDVHDEEYVAEVLTYFLDYYRIHKLDFTYLYPGVLASLEAIRAAWPATLMAVLTNKPVNPSRDICAHFGLTPFFFQNYGGNSFHTKKPDPHGLLTLIAEASAITGQTISPAETLMVGDSHVDILTARNAGARSIGCTFGLAPQSLATTPPDHLAHTPTDWLTVLGIDPSA, from the coding sequence ATGGCATCCCCATCCCAACCCCGCCTCATCGTCTTCGATCTTGACGGCACTCTCATCGACTCCAGCGTCGATCTCTGCAACTCCATCAACGCCGCCCTGGCCCACTTCAATAAGCCGCCTCTCCCCGAGCCTGTCATCGCCAGCTACATCGGCGACGGCGCCTCCATGCTCGTCCGCCGCGCCCTCGGCGACCCCGAAGGCGACGTCCACGATGAAGAATACGTGGCCGAAGTCCTGACATATTTCCTCGACTACTACCGCATCCACAAACTCGACTTCACCTACCTATACCCCGGCGTTCTCGCCTCTCTCGAAGCCATCCGCGCAGCGTGGCCAGCAACCCTGATGGCCGTCCTCACCAACAAACCCGTCAACCCTTCACGCGACATCTGCGCCCACTTCGGCCTCACGCCATTCTTCTTCCAGAACTACGGCGGCAACAGCTTCCACACCAAAAAGCCAGATCCCCACGGCCTCCTCACCCTCATCGCCGAAGCCTCCGCCATCACCGGCCAAACGATCTCCCCGGCAGAAACCCTGATGGTCGGCGACTCCCATGTCGACATCCTCACCGCCCGCAACGCCGGAGCACGATCCATCGGCTGCACCTTCGGCCTCGCACCCCAGTCCCTGGCGACCACTCCACCCGACCACCTCGCCCACACTCCCACGGACTGGCTCACCGTTCTCGGCATCGATCCCTCCGCATAA
- a CDS encoding carbonic anhydrase has product MTAVAASGVAGAAMIRGVEVQAKSSIGVDEAIRELTAGNERFVAGKLTSFDLDLKILRERTVEKQEPFAAILSCADSRVPAELVFDQSIGHLFVTRVAGNMITPEIIGSLEYGVAVLGVKVILVLGHAKCGAVSAAMKAQEVPGQISVLYQHIVPAIREIEDVESAVKANARFQASLLRESSTVIAKAIKDDGLRVAAGYYDLGTGKVTVL; this is encoded by the coding sequence ATGACAGCTGTTGCGGCGAGTGGCGTTGCAGGTGCGGCGATGATCCGTGGCGTCGAGGTGCAGGCGAAGTCATCGATTGGGGTGGATGAGGCGATACGGGAATTGACGGCGGGTAATGAGCGGTTTGTGGCAGGAAAGCTCACCTCATTTGACCTTGACCTCAAGATATTGCGGGAACGGACGGTGGAAAAGCAGGAGCCGTTTGCGGCAATCCTATCGTGCGCGGATTCTCGTGTTCCAGCCGAGCTGGTTTTCGATCAGAGTATCGGACACCTGTTTGTGACGCGGGTGGCGGGAAACATGATCACTCCGGAGATTATTGGCAGTCTGGAGTATGGCGTGGCTGTGCTTGGGGTCAAGGTGATTCTGGTGCTGGGGCATGCGAAGTGCGGCGCGGTGAGTGCGGCGATGAAAGCGCAGGAGGTCCCGGGACAGATCAGCGTGCTCTATCAACACATCGTACCGGCGATCAGAGAGATTGAGGACGTTGAGTCTGCGGTGAAGGCGAATGCCAGGTTTCAGGCCAGCCTGCTGCGCGAGAGCTCAACCGTAATTGCCAAAGCAATCAAGGATGATGGGTTGAGGGTCGCAGCGGGATACTACGACCTTGGGACTGGCAAGGTTACAGTGCTCTAA
- a CDS encoding DUF4097 family beta strand repeat-containing protein, with amino-acid sequence MKMRILTAAVLTLAAATAFAAGKDFDRTLNVTAAPSVAISTGSGYIHLRPGSDNQVHVVGHVHASNSWFSGNSDARVQQIANNPPITQNGNDITIGDNHSHELFQNISIDYEVTLPHASNIRATTGSGDVEIHDAGSTLKAQSGSGTVRAEGIPGPADLQTGSGDIYLQQTASGDVRAQTGSGSIHLNGLSGGLKAGTGSGNIEASGQPNSDWKLDTGSGSIQLTLGSSARYTLNASTGSGSVNTAQPIAMQGEINKHHVNGTVNGGGPVIRANTGSGDIDIK; translated from the coding sequence ATGAAAATGCGCATCCTCACCGCCGCCGTCCTCACCCTCGCCGCAGCTACCGCTTTCGCCGCGGGCAAAGACTTCGACCGCACTCTCAACGTCACCGCCGCGCCCAGCGTCGCCATCTCCACCGGCTCGGGCTACATTCATCTGCGCCCCGGCTCCGACAATCAGGTCCATGTCGTCGGCCATGTTCATGCCAGCAATTCATGGTTCAGCGGCAACAGCGACGCTCGTGTCCAGCAGATTGCCAACAACCCACCTATCACTCAAAACGGCAACGACATTACCATTGGCGACAACCACTCCCACGAACTCTTTCAGAACATCAGCATCGACTACGAAGTCACCCTTCCTCATGCTTCAAACATTCGCGCCACCACTGGCTCGGGAGATGTTGAAATCCATGACGCAGGTTCTACCCTCAAGGCGCAATCCGGCTCGGGCACAGTTCGTGCCGAAGGCATTCCCGGCCCCGCAGACCTGCAGACCGGCTCAGGCGACATCTACCTTCAGCAAACCGCAAGCGGTGACGTCCGCGCCCAGACCGGCTCGGGCTCCATCCATCTCAATGGACTCTCGGGCGGACTCAAAGCCGGCACCGGCTCCGGAAACATCGAAGCCAGCGGCCAGCCGAACTCCGATTGGAAACTCGACACTGGCTCAGGCTCCATCCAACTGACCCTCGGCTCCTCTGCCCGTTACACTCTCAACGCCAGCACCGGCTCCGGTTCCGTCAATACGGCTCAACCCATCGCCATGCAGGGAGAAATTAATAAGCACCACGTCAATGGCACCGTCAACGGTGGCGGCCCCGTGATCCGCGCCAACACCGGTTCCGGCGATATTGATATCAAATAG